One genomic window of Polynucleobacter sp. HIN11 includes the following:
- a CDS encoding alpha-hydroxy acid oxidase: MPIITNIEDLRVLHQKRTPKMFYDYADSGSWTESTYRANESDFQKIKLRQRVAVNMQNRTTKTTMVGQEVAMPVALAPTGLTGMQYPDGEILAAQAAEKFGVPFCLSTMSICSIEDVAERTTKPFWFQLYVMKDRGFIERLIERAKAAKCSALVLTLDLQILGQRHKDIKNGLSAPPKLTIPNIINMMTKPRWCMGMLQTPRRTFRNIVGHATGVGNMSSLSSWTAEQFDPGLNWGDVEWIKKHWDGKLIIKGILDPEDARAAVGSGADAIVVSNHGGRQLDGAMSSIQALPPIVDAVGKNIEVWMDGGIRSGQDVLKAWALGARGTMIGRSFLYGLGAMGGPGVTKCLEIIHKELDLTMAFTGHRDIHNVTNDILVPGTY, translated from the coding sequence ATGCCAATTATTACCAATATTGAAGACTTGCGCGTTCTCCATCAAAAACGCACTCCAAAAATGTTCTATGACTATGCGGATTCAGGCTCCTGGACCGAGTCTACTTACCGAGCCAACGAATCGGATTTTCAGAAGATTAAGTTACGCCAACGGGTGGCTGTGAATATGCAAAATCGCACCACCAAGACAACCATGGTCGGCCAAGAGGTTGCAATGCCGGTTGCGCTAGCGCCTACCGGCTTAACAGGAATGCAATACCCCGACGGGGAAATTTTGGCTGCACAAGCTGCTGAGAAATTTGGGGTCCCCTTCTGTTTATCGACCATGAGTATTTGCTCCATCGAAGATGTGGCTGAGCGAACCACTAAACCATTTTGGTTCCAGCTCTACGTCATGAAAGATCGAGGTTTTATTGAGCGCCTGATTGAACGAGCCAAGGCAGCAAAATGTTCAGCCCTCGTGCTCACCTTGGACTTACAAATCTTGGGTCAGCGTCATAAAGACATTAAAAATGGCTTGAGCGCGCCGCCAAAACTCACCATTCCAAACATCATCAATATGATGACCAAACCACGTTGGTGCATGGGCATGCTACAAACACCACGTCGCACCTTTCGAAACATTGTGGGTCATGCGACTGGCGTAGGAAATATGTCGTCGCTATCTTCATGGACTGCCGAACAATTTGACCCAGGTCTCAATTGGGGAGATGTCGAGTGGATTAAGAAACACTGGGACGGCAAACTGATTATTAAGGGTATCTTGGATCCCGAGGACGCCCGTGCGGCCGTCGGATCAGGCGCCGATGCCATCGTGGTATCGAATCATGGAGGTCGACAGCTTGATGGAGCGATGTCTAGTATTCAGGCGCTGCCTCCAATTGTAGATGCGGTTGGCAAGAACATCGAGGTCTGGATGGATGGCGGTATTCGTTCGGGTCAGGATGTTCTTAAAGCCTGGGCTTTGGGTGCACGCGGTACGATGATTGGCCGCTCATTTCTCTATGGCCTTGGCGCCATGGGTGGCCCGGGTGTAACAAAATGTTTAGAGATTATTCATAAGGAACTGGATCTCACGATGGCGTTTACTGGCCATCGTGATATTCATAATGTCACCAACGATATTTTGGTGCCAGGTACCTACTAA